Proteins encoded by one window of Sulfurospirillum barnesii SES-3:
- a CDS encoding ABC transporter ATP-binding protein, with product MRLRIENLCCSIGKKCLLEAINTDVHSGEIMGIIGPNGAGKSTLLKHIAGILPCKTIFLDEKELSTLSVRERAKEIAYLSQFATTPSMSVLEVLELGRRAYSGMLLTHKDKALMDESIHHFNLAPLLERNIATLSGGERQKVLIAGALLQEPKVLLLDEPISHLDPKNQLEMLLAMRHVTQHKALITLIVLHDMQHAIHYTHRLLMLKKGRIIHDTPTKEVEASMLQTLFDVQTSLHVNNGHTFVYYEHHHDETHLKHHH from the coding sequence ATGAGACTTCGTATCGAAAATCTCTGCTGTAGTATAGGGAAAAAATGCCTGCTTGAGGCGATTAACACCGATGTACACAGTGGTGAAATTATGGGAATTATTGGGCCAAACGGTGCAGGGAAGAGTACCCTTTTAAAACACATTGCAGGAATTTTACCCTGTAAAACTATTTTCTTAGATGAAAAAGAGTTAAGCACGCTGAGTGTACGTGAGAGAGCCAAAGAGATTGCCTATCTCTCCCAATTTGCCACGACGCCTTCCATGAGCGTTTTAGAAGTGTTAGAGCTTGGGCGAAGAGCGTACAGTGGCATGCTGCTCACGCACAAAGACAAAGCCTTGATGGATGAGAGCATTCACCATTTCAATCTCGCACCTTTACTCGAGCGCAACATTGCAACCCTAAGTGGCGGAGAGAGGCAAAAGGTACTGATTGCAGGAGCGCTGTTACAAGAGCCAAAGGTGCTTTTGCTGGATGAGCCCATCTCGCATCTTGACCCTAAAAATCAGCTAGAGATGCTTCTTGCCATGCGTCATGTCACGCAACATAAAGCGTTAATCACGCTCATTGTTTTACACGATATGCAACATGCGATTCACTACACCCATCGGCTTTTAATGCTTAAAAAGGGACGCATTATCCACGATACCCCAACCAAAGAGGTAGAAGCTTCGATGTTACAAACGCTTTTTGATGTTCAAACCTCTTTACATGTAAACAATGGACACACCTTTGTTTACTATGAACATCATCATGATGAAACACACCTCAAACACCATCACTAA
- a CDS encoding FmdE family protein, whose protein sequence is MRHLWEKCVAFHGHECPGLAIGFRAAEAAHTWLGMTGFSQDEELVCVTENDACGVDAIQVLLGCSFGKGNLIYKDTGKQAFSFFDRKQHKQGRIVFKKSLMPTMDRKAMQAHILNAPLEELFSLKDVSFELPERARLFASILCEKCGESAPEHKIRLEEGQKVCLDCAKPYTRGF, encoded by the coding sequence ATGAGACACTTATGGGAAAAATGTGTGGCATTTCATGGGCATGAATGTCCAGGTCTTGCCATCGGATTTAGAGCAGCAGAAGCAGCCCACACATGGCTTGGTATGACAGGATTTTCACAAGATGAAGAGTTGGTTTGCGTCACCGAAAACGATGCGTGCGGGGTTGATGCTATTCAAGTGCTTTTAGGCTGTAGTTTTGGCAAAGGCAATCTTATCTACAAAGACACAGGCAAACAAGCTTTTAGTTTTTTTGACCGCAAACAGCACAAACAAGGACGCATTGTTTTTAAAAAATCTTTGATGCCCACTATGGATAGAAAAGCGATGCAAGCGCACATTTTAAACGCACCGCTTGAAGAGCTTTTTAGCCTCAAAGACGTCTCTTTTGAACTACCCGAACGTGCACGACTTTTTGCCTCCATACTCTGCGAAAAATGCGGAGAGAGCGCACCTGAACATAAAATACGTCTGGAGGAAGGGCAAAAAGTCTGTTTGGATTGTGCAAAACCCTATACCCGTGGATTTTAG
- the crcB gene encoding fluoride efflux transporter CrcB, whose translation MVYTLLAIFSGAGFGALMRYFLGLKLNSIYPLIPLGTLGANLLGGYLIGVAIAFFASNTTLSLEWRLFIITGFLGGLTTFSTFSAEMLNLFQEGRLSMGVLAILLHVMGSIVMTFLGVASYTLLQKGSL comes from the coding sequence ATGGTATATACCCTTTTGGCAATTTTCTCAGGTGCGGGTTTTGGTGCACTGATGCGGTATTTTTTAGGATTAAAACTCAACAGCATCTATCCTTTGATTCCACTAGGAACCCTTGGGGCAAATTTGCTCGGTGGTTATCTCATTGGTGTAGCCATTGCTTTTTTCGCTTCCAATACAACCCTCTCTTTAGAGTGGCGTTTGTTTATTATTACAGGTTTTTTAGGCGGATTGACCACCTTTAGTACCTTTAGTGCAGAGATGTTAAACCTGTTTCAAGAAGGACGTTTGAGCATGGGAGTGCTTGCCATTCTTTTACATGTAATGGGCTCCATCGTCATGACATTTTTAGGCGTTGCTAGTTATACCCTACTTCAAAAAGGAAGCTTATGA
- a CDS encoding DUF190 domain-containing protein codes for MKGFQLTFSTLQSRKHPSGEYLSDWLMHMAQTAGIQGVTLLKASQGIGRDGKVRSAGFFELADEPIEIIMNVSEETCETLLSTLKKENLGLFYTKIAIEFGTL; via the coding sequence ATGAAAGGTTTTCAACTCACATTTTCAACCCTACAAAGTCGCAAACACCCTAGTGGTGAGTATCTAAGCGATTGGCTGATGCACATGGCACAAACGGCTGGCATTCAAGGGGTAACTCTTCTTAAAGCCTCACAGGGCATTGGTCGAGATGGAAAAGTTCGCTCTGCAGGGTTTTTTGAACTTGCTGATGAACCCATTGAAATCATTATGAACGTGAGTGAAGAGACGTGCGAAACACTTCTTTCTACTTTAAAAAAGGAAAATCTAGGGCTTTTTTACACCAAAATCGCCATAGAATTTGGCACCCTTTAG
- a CDS encoding TOBE domain-containing protein, translated as MGETLSAGLMQFDKPALLEKRIKLLEAILDCGSISTAAKRVGLSYKTAWEAIDTMNNLSQTPLVIRTTGGSGGGGTTLTPFGKEMIENYTLLKSEYERFIHNLSSISTLNIEHIKHLKRMSMQISARNQLMGKVAHIKHGTVSAEVSMVLKSGTTLISNITHSAIEELNLCVGDEVVGIIKASSVLLTTTLDIATSARNKLTGLVCDVKRGEINSQVSLDIGDGDVITATITTESLESLALDVNQKICALIKSSSILIGK; from the coding sequence ATGGGCGAAACACTCAGTGCTGGTCTGATGCAATTTGATAAGCCTGCACTCTTAGAAAAACGGATTAAACTTTTAGAAGCAATTTTAGATTGTGGGTCTATTTCAACCGCTGCCAAACGTGTGGGACTGAGCTATAAAACCGCATGGGAAGCCATAGACACCATGAACAATCTCTCACAAACCCCTTTGGTGATTCGCACCACAGGAGGTAGCGGTGGTGGAGGAACAACCTTAACACCCTTTGGCAAAGAGATGATAGAAAACTATACCCTTCTCAAATCGGAGTATGAGCGTTTTATTCACAACCTCTCCTCTATTTCTACGCTCAACATAGAGCACATCAAGCACCTCAAAAGGATGAGTATGCAAATTAGCGCACGCAATCAACTCATGGGAAAAGTAGCCCACATCAAACACGGTACGGTGAGTGCCGAGGTTTCTATGGTACTTAAAAGTGGAACAACCTTGATTTCCAACATTACGCACAGTGCCATTGAAGAACTCAATTTATGCGTAGGCGATGAAGTGGTAGGCATTATTAAAGCCTCTAGCGTTTTACTTACCACGACCTTAGATATAGCCACCAGTGCTCGTAATAAACTCACAGGTCTGGTGTGTGATGTGAAACGTGGCGAAATTAATTCGCAAGTGAGTTTGGATATTGGCGATGGAGATGTTATCACAGCGACCATTACCACGGAGTCTTTAGAGAGCCTTGCCTTGGATGTCAATCAAAAAATTTGTGCGCTTATCAAATCAAGCAGCATTCTCATTGGAAAATAA
- the modD gene encoding ModD protein yields MMDILEEDIGLIDITTEGLGFGAKAAKISFAPKTEVIVCGVELVEQMCQRLGLETQCFKQCGDKVRADECVLEAYGRADAVHKVWKASQNLLEFLSGIATKTNHMLLLARLHQPHIELLTTRKIFPRTKALALKAVYAGGGAHHRLGLYDSILVFKQHRVFFESKEAFEAQFAKMKQKFLEKKIAVEVENYEEALYFAHLGTDILQCEKMDFETLKRCVALKKNFPSLLLSATGGIGEHNIEDFAKTGVDFIVTSSPYHAKPSDIRVTIEML; encoded by the coding sequence ATGATGGATATTTTAGAAGAAGATATTGGGCTGATTGATATTACCACAGAGGGTTTGGGATTTGGGGCAAAAGCAGCAAAAATCTCCTTTGCACCCAAAACTGAAGTCATTGTCTGTGGGGTTGAATTGGTTGAGCAAATGTGTCAGCGTTTAGGGCTTGAGACTCAATGCTTTAAGCAATGCGGCGATAAGGTCCGTGCAGATGAGTGTGTCCTTGAAGCGTATGGCAGAGCCGATGCGGTGCATAAAGTTTGGAAAGCGAGCCAAAACCTTTTGGAATTTTTAAGTGGTATTGCCACTAAAACCAATCACATGCTCCTCTTAGCACGCCTTCATCAACCGCACATCGAACTTTTAACCACGAGAAAAATCTTCCCTCGCACCAAAGCACTAGCACTCAAAGCAGTCTATGCAGGCGGAGGTGCGCACCATCGTTTGGGCTTGTATGACTCGATTTTAGTCTTTAAACAACACCGTGTCTTTTTTGAAAGCAAAGAGGCATTTGAAGCTCAATTTGCCAAAATGAAACAAAAATTTCTGGAAAAAAAGATTGCAGTTGAAGTTGAAAATTATGAAGAGGCTCTGTATTTTGCACATTTAGGTACCGATATTTTACAATGCGAAAAAATGGATTTTGAAACACTCAAACGCTGTGTGGCGCTGAAGAAAAATTTTCCCTCTCTACTGCTTTCTGCCACAGGGGGCATTGGTGAACACAATATCGAAGATTTTGCAAAAACGGGTGTGGATTTTATTGTCACCTCTTCGCCCTACCATGCCAAACCCTCTGACATTCGTGTCACCATCGAAATGCTCTAA
- a CDS encoding formate dehydrogenase subunit gamma, protein MRKYIYALIALLGFATVAFATDSQIWGEMRIQNILGYGQEDTLKLGAWFTLLQSQYFAWVFLAVLIGVPAVFFLHYKIIGQKVFPHSHKKHYAFNLFHRAIHQIAAVSFLVIIPTGFIIVFGDFFGGGTLVRTAKNLHGIFTIPFAIVIIPMAVMWIKEAIFNLEDIKWFMILGGYLSKEKRIINATQFNAGQKMWYWVCILGGLVMILSGAMMFFMDFKIEMLHNLTGLSHIDMLRASAIIHNVMGFILVAVFFTHIYMAAVAIKGAIHSIITGYVEEEEVKYLHNAWYRKLKEKGKF, encoded by the coding sequence ATGAGAAAGTACATCTACGCACTCATTGCGCTTCTGGGTTTTGCTACCGTAGCTTTTGCTACGGATAGCCAAATCTGGGGTGAAATGCGTATTCAAAATATCTTAGGGTATGGTCAAGAAGATACTCTAAAACTCGGAGCTTGGTTTACCTTGCTTCAAAGCCAATACTTTGCATGGGTTTTTCTAGCCGTCTTAATTGGCGTTCCTGCTGTGTTTTTCTTGCACTATAAAATTATAGGGCAAAAAGTATTTCCACACAGTCATAAGAAACATTATGCTTTTAATCTGTTCCATAGAGCCATCCACCAAATAGCAGCGGTGAGTTTTTTGGTCATTATTCCCACAGGGTTTATCATCGTTTTTGGTGATTTCTTTGGGGGTGGAACACTCGTTCGAACGGCAAAAAACCTTCACGGTATTTTTACCATTCCTTTTGCCATTGTGATTATTCCTATGGCTGTGATGTGGATTAAAGAGGCGATTTTTAATCTGGAAGATATCAAATGGTTTATGATTCTAGGAGGATACCTCTCCAAAGAAAAACGCATCATCAATGCAACCCAATTTAACGCAGGTCAAAAAATGTGGTATTGGGTGTGTATTTTAGGTGGGTTGGTCATGATTTTAAGTGGCGCCATGATGTTCTTTATGGATTTTAAAATTGAGATGTTGCATAACCTTACGGGGCTTAGCCACATTGATATGCTACGGGCTTCTGCGATTATTCATAACGTGATGGGCTTTATTTTAGTTGCTGTTTTCTTTACGCATATTTATATGGCAGCAGTGGCGATTAAAGGGGCTATTCACAGCATTATTACAGGCTATGTGGAAGAAGAAGAAGTCAAATACCTTCACAATGCGTGGTATAGAAAATTGAAAGAAAAAGGGAAGTTTTAG
- the fdh3B gene encoding formate dehydrogenase FDH3 subunit beta, whose protein sequence is MSHEMSRMKFYCDESRCIECDGCSIACAEAHELPVGIARRKVITLFEGIPGKEISTSVACMHCTDAPCEQVCPVDCFYIREDGIVLHDKEKCIGCGYCLYACPFGAPQFPREGIFGTKGAMDKCTMCAGGPLETNSHHEFELYGQNRIAEGKVPVCAAMCSTKALLVGDAESVSNVIRTRVAARGGKGMSSSYGWDKAYKNQ, encoded by the coding sequence ATGAGTCATGAAATGTCAAGAATGAAATTTTACTGCGATGAGAGCAGATGTATCGAGTGTGATGGCTGTAGCATTGCGTGTGCGGAAGCGCATGAACTTCCTGTAGGCATTGCACGAAGAAAAGTGATTACCCTTTTTGAGGGAATTCCTGGTAAGGAAATCTCAACCTCAGTGGCATGTATGCACTGTACGGACGCTCCATGTGAGCAGGTGTGTCCTGTGGATTGTTTTTACATCAGGGAAGATGGCATTGTCCTTCACGATAAAGAGAAGTGTATTGGTTGTGGGTACTGCTTGTACGCATGTCCATTTGGTGCGCCACAATTCCCACGAGAGGGCATTTTTGGTACCAAAGGGGCGATGGATAAATGTACTATGTGTGCAGGAGGGCCTTTAGAGACCAATTCGCATCATGAATTTGAACTGTATGGTCAAAACCGTATTGCTGAGGGAAAAGTACCTGTGTGTGCGGCCATGTGTTCAACCAAAGCATTGCTTGTAGGCGATGCAGAGTCTGTGTCTAATGTTATTAGAACACGTGTGGCAGCTCGTGGCGGAAAAGGTATGAGTTCATCGTATGGCTGGGATAAAGCCTATAAAAACCAATGA
- a CDS encoding formate dehydrogenase subunit alpha — protein sequence MQESTAQALSTTVGRRSFLKMAAVAGAFGATSGFASEKVTRAATEEEVKDPFPGSKKVKTICTSCSVGCGVIAEVHNGVWVRQEVAQDHPISLGGHCCKGADMIDMVRSEVRLKYPMVKENGQWKRLSWDDALNRIATKLADLKKKDGADAVQFLGSAKMSNEQAYYFRKFAAFFGTNNIDHQARIUHSSSVAGVANTLGYGSMTNSFGDIQNAKSIFIIGCNPAVNHPVGFGHILKAKERNNAKIIVIDPRFTKSAAKADYFAQIRPGTDIPFVYGMLHIIFKNGWEDKKYIEDRVYGMDEIRAEAAKWTPELVADVTGVKAETLIEITTIYAKNSPGTLLWAMGLTQHTIGTGNTRIAPILQMALGYMGKAGGGTNILRGHDNVQGATDMGCLSDTLPGYYGLVEGSWKYYARMWGVEYDYIKSQFKDASWMGKPGFTLARWWAGVLAGKEGEDAIENAGTNLKALVVMGCGITSTSQNLKIQQGLDNLELLVIADPFVNEAAVLTNRKDNLFILPSATQFESSGTVSATNRSAQWRSKVVEPLYESKADHEIMFELAKRLGFYEEYTRSMMMHLKEDGYLEKTPNKITFQWPEDATIEISRTLRTIGMMGWTPERIKKHTENWHMFDEVTGAGRGAMKGEYYGLPWPCWSVKHGGTPNLYNVDVPVSEGGMGFRNNFGLEKDGVSLLAGKGSAPLDSKVDGGYPEITKENIEKLIGRPLSAAEKELCGANWKTCTSGKLVDLALEAGLTPYGNAKARAVVWNFPDRIPMHREPLYSPRPDLVEKYPTYADKANHFRVTTKYASIQKGQDYTKEFPIVMTTGRLVTMMGAGLENRASKYICALTPDMFCDIHPELAKQHGIQNGSMMWVHSPAGTKIKVKAKYSHTVLPHMVFLPFHFGGYMQGVDMTGNFPAGTKPFASGECANTVVAYGYDIITQIPASKAGLCRVEKA from the coding sequence ATGCAAGAGTCAACAGCTCAAGCGCTTAGTACGACGGTGGGTCGTAGGTCTTTTCTCAAAATGGCAGCGGTTGCTGGTGCCTTTGGTGCCACTTCAGGTTTTGCAAGTGAGAAAGTAACACGAGCCGCAACAGAAGAAGAGGTCAAAGACCCCTTTCCAGGAAGCAAGAAAGTAAAAACTATCTGTACGTCATGTTCTGTGGGATGTGGTGTCATTGCAGAGGTTCACAACGGTGTATGGGTTCGTCAAGAAGTTGCTCAAGACCACCCAATCAGCCTTGGTGGACACTGCTGTAAAGGTGCTGATATGATCGATATGGTCAGATCAGAAGTACGCCTTAAATACCCAATGGTCAAAGAAAACGGTCAATGGAAGCGTTTAAGTTGGGACGATGCGCTTAACCGCATTGCAACCAAACTAGCAGACCTTAAGAAAAAAGATGGCGCAGACGCGGTTCAATTTTTAGGTTCAGCGAAAATGAGTAATGAGCAAGCCTACTACTTTAGAAAGTTTGCCGCATTTTTTGGTACCAACAATATAGATCACCAAGCAAGAATCTGACACAGCTCCTCAGTCGCCGGTGTGGCGAACACATTAGGATATGGGTCAATGACAAACTCGTTTGGAGACATCCAAAATGCAAAATCTATCTTTATTATCGGGTGTAATCCAGCGGTAAATCACCCTGTAGGTTTTGGTCATATTTTAAAAGCAAAAGAGCGCAATAACGCTAAAATTATCGTTATTGATCCACGCTTTACCAAAAGTGCTGCCAAAGCAGACTACTTTGCACAAATCCGTCCAGGCACAGACATTCCGTTTGTCTATGGTATGCTGCATATCATTTTTAAAAATGGTTGGGAAGATAAAAAATACATTGAAGATCGTGTGTATGGTATGGATGAAATCAGAGCAGAAGCTGCCAAATGGACGCCAGAATTGGTTGCGGATGTAACAGGTGTCAAAGCAGAAACACTTATTGAAATTACAACGATTTATGCAAAAAATTCTCCAGGTACACTTCTTTGGGCAATGGGTTTAACCCAACACACCATTGGTACAGGAAACACTCGTATTGCTCCAATTCTTCAAATGGCACTAGGTTATATGGGAAAAGCGGGTGGTGGTACCAACATTCTAAGAGGTCATGATAACGTTCAAGGTGCGACCGATATGGGATGTCTATCAGACACACTTCCAGGCTATTATGGCTTAGTAGAGGGTTCATGGAAATACTACGCACGTATGTGGGGTGTGGAGTACGACTACATCAAATCCCAATTTAAAGACGCTTCATGGATGGGAAAACCAGGCTTTACCTTAGCTCGTTGGTGGGCAGGTGTTTTAGCGGGTAAAGAGGGTGAAGATGCCATTGAAAATGCAGGAACCAACCTTAAAGCGCTGGTTGTTATGGGGTGTGGTATTACCTCAACATCGCAAAACCTCAAAATCCAACAAGGTCTTGATAACTTAGAACTTTTGGTGATCGCTGATCCGTTTGTCAATGAAGCGGCTGTTCTAACCAATCGAAAAGACAATCTTTTCATCTTGCCAAGTGCAACACAGTTTGAAAGCAGTGGTACCGTCTCTGCAACCAACCGAAGTGCGCAGTGGCGTTCTAAAGTAGTGGAGCCTCTTTATGAGAGTAAAGCAGACCATGAGATTATGTTTGAGTTAGCCAAGCGTTTAGGCTTTTATGAAGAGTACACACGCTCTATGATGATGCATCTAAAAGAAGATGGTTATCTTGAGAAAACACCCAATAAAATAACCTTTCAATGGCCTGAAGATGCGACCATTGAGATTTCTCGAACCCTAAGAACCATCGGTATGATGGGCTGGACACCTGAGCGTATTAAAAAGCACACCGAGAACTGGCACATGTTTGATGAAGTAACAGGTGCAGGTAGAGGTGCAATGAAAGGCGAATACTACGGTCTTCCATGGCCATGTTGGAGTGTGAAACACGGTGGAACGCCAAACCTTTATAACGTCGATGTTCCTGTGAGTGAAGGTGGTATGGGCTTTAGAAATAACTTTGGTTTGGAAAAAGATGGCGTGAGCCTTCTTGCAGGCAAAGGTTCAGCGCCTCTTGATTCAAAAGTCGATGGCGGATACCCTGAAATTACCAAAGAGAACATTGAAAAGCTTATCGGTAGACCTTTAAGTGCTGCTGAAAAAGAGTTATGTGGGGCAAACTGGAAAACATGTACCAGTGGTAAATTGGTTGATTTAGCACTTGAAGCTGGTTTGACGCCGTATGGAAATGCCAAAGCAAGAGCGGTGGTATGGAATTTTCCTGATCGTATTCCAATGCACAGAGAACCTCTTTATTCACCACGTCCTGATCTGGTTGAAAAGTACCCAACGTATGCGGATAAAGCAAATCACTTCCGTGTGACGACCAAGTATGCTTCGATTCAAAAAGGACAAGACTATACCAAAGAGTTCCCAATTGTGATGACCACAGGTCGTTTGGTTACCATGATGGGTGCTGGTTTGGAAAACAGAGCCTCCAAATACATTTGTGCGCTCACACCTGATATGTTCTGCGATATTCATCCAGAACTTGCTAAACAGCATGGTATTCAAAATGGTTCAATGATGTGGGTTCACTCACCTGCTGGAACAAAGATTAAAGTGAAAGCAAAGTACTCGCATACGGTTTTACCGCATATGGTCTTCTTACCGTTCCATTTTGGTGGTTATATGCAAGGTGTGGATATGACAGGCAACTTCCCAGCGGGAACCAAGCCATTTGCAAGCGGTGAGTGTGCCAATACCGTTGTTGCTTATGGGTATGACATCATTACACAGATTCCTGCATCAAAAGCGGGTTTATGCCGTGTAGAGAAAGCGTAG
- a CDS encoding twin-arginine translocation signal domain-containing protein — protein sequence MNESRRGFVKKAALVGAVATAGVVSVHASVSGSKSTNGVVKGKSPKKEITYTKTQAWDDYYKSAL from the coding sequence ATGAACGAAAGCAGACGTGGCTTTGTTAAAAAAGCAGCTCTTGTGGGTGCGGTAGCAACAGCAGGTGTTGTGAGTGTACATGCAAGTGTTTCTGGTTCAAAAAGTACAAACGGCGTTGTAAAAGGGAAATCTCCTAAAAAAGAGATTACTTATACAAAAACACAAGCATGGGATGATTATTATAAATCAGCCTTGTAA
- a CDS encoding 4Fe-4S binding protein encodes MQKEYVFYDTVGIDFPLDETIEVVKSPCERDFLVSNHPEVKAVMYAPEINFYLEKSRDSIAQKIANITKLYAIRSVGFDFAQDMDYTQEVDKKVLIVTDESEHETLKTTLMAEGYTVMLLSPSLILDVNGHIGALHVTLKKEGELLELECDQILWWNAPVFAMKQSGVYDPLKIGKAGAIKKLHENTGVYHYKNYINYDPSICQYHERREEICGKCAEVCPTVAILKEDETKHLVFSHIDCHGCGGCVSVCPSGALDYTQMPRLAFTHLSSHFKERIALIIPNKMDLGLIDIPLREGILPLMIEGEKYLHEAHLLNLLQTSGNPIIFYTDFISKGTGDVIRILNEIFEKKYHKKAIYVCEDATELASIFENLEAIPECCYGINEEGLRKREVFSARLAHLVGDEDLGVVKTGEHVHYGDIKINESNCTLCLSCVGACNVRALTAHPEDNSLRFNASICTNCGYCEATCPEKDCLHVIKDEIHLKPSWFSQRIMAHDELFACVECGKEFATRKAVEKISAIMTPLFMGDEVKLRTLYCCAECKPKVMFKAHMESSSKN; translated from the coding sequence ATGCAAAAAGAGTACGTATTCTACGATACCGTTGGTATTGATTTTCCTCTTGATGAAACGATAGAAGTCGTCAAAAGCCCCTGTGAGAGAGACTTCCTTGTTTCCAACCATCCTGAAGTTAAGGCGGTTATGTATGCGCCTGAAATCAACTTTTATCTTGAAAAATCACGTGATAGTATTGCCCAGAAAATAGCCAATATAACAAAATTGTATGCGATTCGCTCTGTGGGATTTGATTTTGCTCAAGATATGGATTACACCCAAGAGGTGGATAAAAAGGTATTAATTGTTACCGATGAGAGTGAGCATGAAACCTTAAAAACTACCCTTATGGCTGAGGGGTATACGGTGATGTTGCTTTCTCCTTCCCTTATTTTGGATGTCAATGGGCATATTGGTGCTTTACATGTAACGCTTAAAAAAGAGGGAGAGCTTCTTGAACTCGAGTGTGATCAGATTCTTTGGTGGAATGCACCTGTTTTTGCGATGAAGCAAAGCGGTGTGTATGATCCATTAAAAATTGGCAAAGCAGGTGCAATAAAAAAACTGCATGAAAATACGGGCGTTTACCATTACAAAAATTATATCAATTATGATCCTTCCATTTGCCAGTACCATGAGAGACGAGAAGAGATTTGTGGAAAGTGTGCGGAGGTGTGCCCAACGGTTGCTATTTTAAAAGAGGATGAAACCAAGCATTTAGTTTTTTCACACATTGATTGTCATGGCTGTGGGGGTTGTGTGAGTGTGTGTCCTAGTGGCGCACTTGATTATACCCAGATGCCACGCCTTGCGTTTACGCATTTGAGTAGCCATTTTAAAGAGCGTATTGCGCTTATTATTCCCAATAAAATGGACTTAGGCTTGATTGATATTCCTTTGCGTGAGGGTATACTTCCTTTGATGATTGAGGGTGAGAAGTATTTGCATGAGGCGCATCTGCTCAATTTACTTCAAACCAGTGGCAATCCCATCATTTTTTACACCGATTTTATTTCTAAAGGTACGGGGGACGTTATTCGCATCCTGAATGAAATATTTGAGAAAAAGTACCATAAAAAAGCCATTTATGTGTGTGAAGATGCCACCGAGTTAGCCTCTATTTTTGAAAACCTTGAGGCAATTCCTGAGTGCTGTTATGGCATCAACGAAGAGGGACTTCGTAAGCGTGAAGTTTTTTCTGCACGTTTGGCACATCTTGTGGGTGACGAAGATTTGGGTGTGGTCAAAACAGGTGAGCATGTGCATTATGGTGATATTAAAATCAATGAGAGTAACTGTACCTTGTGTTTAAGCTGTGTGGGAGCCTGTAACGTAAGAGCTCTAACGGCACATCCTGAAGACAATAGTCTGCGTTTTAACGCTTCTATTTGTACCAATTGTGGCTATTGTGAAGCGACCTGTCCTGAGAAGGATTGTTTACATGTAATAAAAGATGAAATTCATCTCAAACCCAGCTGGTTTTCACAACGCATTATGGCACACGATGAGCTGTTTGCCTGTGTGGAGTGTGGTAAAGAGTTTGCGACACGCAAAGCCGTGGAGAAAATTTCAGCCATCATGACCCCTCTTTTTATGGGGGATGAAGTGAAGCTTAGAACACTGTATTGCTGTGCAGAGTGTAAACCCAAAGTGATGTTTAAAGCCCATATGGAAAGTTCTTCTAAAAATTAA